A window of the Aromatoleum aromaticum EbN1 genome harbors these coding sequences:
- the tnpB gene encoding IS66 family insertion sequence element accessory protein TnpB (TnpB, as the term is used for proteins encoded by IS66 family insertion elements, is considered an accessory protein, since TnpC, encoded by a neighboring gene, is a DDE family transposase.), giving the protein MFFPEGAVRVHLYGRPVDMRKSFDGLYALARHGVGQDPLSGHLFVFINRRATQMKVLYWDRSGFCIWAKRLESGRFVSDWSRATSREMDWTGLKLLLEGIEPARFKKRFALPASHRKPA; this is encoded by the coding sequence ACGGGCGCCCGGTCGACATGCGCAAATCCTTCGACGGCTTGTATGCGCTGGCGCGCCACGGCGTGGGACAGGATCCGTTGTCGGGGCATCTGTTCGTGTTCATCAACCGGCGCGCGACCCAGATGAAGGTGTTGTACTGGGACCGCAGCGGGTTTTGCATCTGGGCCAAGCGGCTCGAGTCGGGTCGCTTCGTGTCGGACTGGTCGCGGGCGACGAGCCGCGAGATGGACTGGACGGGGCTGAAGCTGTTGCTCGAAGGCATCGAGCCGGCACGCTTCAAAAAGCGCTTCGCGCTGCCCGCAAGTCACCGCAAACCCGCATGA
- a CDS encoding IS66-like element ISAzo19 family transposase: protein MPPTPLTQLPTREEAARWTADQVVELAGAHLAQQRQFEVIKGECEAMRHQLDWFRRQLFGAKSEKRLVDANPHQMSLGELPVPESSPPPPGQDIAAHTRRARTSDCAKGDASALFFDEARVPVETIEVPNPEAEGLAPDQFEVIGEKVSHRLAQRPGSYVILKYVRPVIKRLDTQAISCPAAPGGVIRGSRADVSFVAGLITDKFCYHQPLYRQHQRLGDNGIRVSRPWLTQLTHGALALLEPIFTAQLDSIRASRIKAMDETPIKAGRAGPGKMKGGYFWPVYGERDEICFVYRESRKAQHIEQILGTDPPPEGAVLLTDGYGAYERYAEKCGLTHAQCWAHSRRKFFDAQSVEPERAGRALEMIGKLYAVEKRIREATLVGEACRAYRIEHAQPVVHEFFAWVDAQFDTHGLLPSSPLTTAMAYVRERRAALEVYLRDPEVAIDTNHLERALRVVPMGRRNWLFCWTEVGAKYVGIAQSLIATCRLHDIDPYDYLVDVLQRVGQHPAADVAQLTPRLWKQHFAANPLRSDLFGISK from the coding sequence ATGCCTCCGACGCCTTTGACGCAGCTGCCGACCCGTGAAGAAGCCGCCCGGTGGACGGCCGATCAGGTCGTCGAACTGGCGGGCGCGCATCTGGCGCAGCAGCGCCAGTTCGAGGTCATCAAAGGCGAATGCGAGGCGATGCGCCACCAGCTCGACTGGTTCCGGCGCCAGCTCTTCGGGGCGAAGAGCGAGAAGCGCCTCGTGGACGCCAACCCGCATCAGATGAGCCTGGGCGAGTTGCCGGTGCCCGAATCCTCGCCGCCGCCCCCCGGTCAGGACATTGCCGCCCACACCCGCCGGGCCCGCACCAGCGACTGCGCCAAGGGCGACGCATCGGCGCTGTTCTTCGACGAGGCCCGCGTGCCGGTCGAGACCATCGAGGTGCCCAACCCCGAGGCCGAGGGGCTCGCCCCCGACCAGTTCGAGGTGATCGGCGAAAAGGTCAGTCACCGCCTGGCGCAGCGCCCGGGCAGCTACGTGATCCTCAAGTACGTGCGTCCGGTGATCAAGCGCCTCGACACCCAGGCGATTTCCTGCCCGGCGGCACCCGGGGGGGTGATTCGCGGCAGCCGCGCCGATGTGAGCTTCGTCGCCGGGCTCATCACCGACAAGTTCTGCTACCACCAGCCGCTCTACCGCCAGCACCAGCGGCTCGGCGACAATGGCATCAGGGTGTCGCGCCCGTGGCTCACGCAGCTCACCCACGGGGCGCTCGCGCTGCTCGAACCGATCTTTACGGCCCAACTCGACTCGATCCGCGCGAGCCGCATCAAGGCGATGGACGAGACCCCGATCAAGGCCGGCCGTGCGGGCCCCGGCAAGATGAAGGGCGGCTACTTCTGGCCGGTCTATGGCGAACGTGACGAGATCTGTTTCGTCTATCGCGAGAGCCGCAAGGCGCAGCACATCGAGCAGATCCTGGGCACCGACCCGCCGCCCGAGGGGGCGGTGCTGCTCACCGATGGCTATGGCGCCTACGAACGCTATGCCGAGAAGTGCGGGCTCACGCACGCGCAATGCTGGGCGCACTCGAGGAGGAAGTTCTTCGACGCCCAGTCGGTCGAGCCCGAGCGCGCGGGCCGGGCGCTGGAGATGATCGGCAAGCTCTATGCGGTCGAAAAACGCATCCGCGAGGCCACGCTCGTCGGCGAGGCGTGCCGGGCGTACCGGATCGAGCATGCACAGCCCGTGGTCCACGAGTTCTTCGCCTGGGTCGATGCCCAGTTCGACACCCACGGCCTGTTGCCCAGCTCGCCGCTCACCACCGCCATGGCTTATGTGCGGGAGCGCCGGGCCGCCCTCGAGGTGTACCTGCGCGATCCTGAAGTGGCGATCGACACAAACCATCTCGAGCGGGCGCTACGCGTGGTGCCGATGGGTCGTCGCAACTGGCTCTTTTGCTGGACCGAGGTCGGCGCCAAATACGTCGGTATCGCGCAGAGCCTGATCGCCACCTGCCGGCTGCACGACATCGATCCGTACGACTATCTGGTCGATGTGCTGCAGCGTGTCGGCCAACACCCCGCTGCCGACGTCGCGCAACTCACCCCCCGTCTGTGGAAGCAGCACTTCGCTGCCAACCCGCTGCGATCCGATCTCTTCGGGATCTCGAAGTAG
- the istA gene encoding IS21-like element ISAzo17 family transposase codes for MITDEVYVEIELLRRHGLSLRRIAAEVGCAVNTVRAHLASPELPRYARKVQRVTKLAPFEAYLRERQAAAHPHWIPASVLMREIVAQGYQGGASQLRAFMHMLKPAQPSEPVVRFETAPGHQMQVDWVEFRKGAQPLYAFCATLGYSRMSYVEFVTDMKVTTLIGCHERSFAAFGGVVRQVLYDNMKTVVLERDVDGEGAHRYHAGFLDYARHAGFVIKLCRPYRARTKGKVERFNGYLRRSFYVPLVAQFKQAGLVLDAATATVQVRRWLDEVANVRVHGTTGEQPVARLAAERAALQALAPPWRGDIEGARPQAEAAHDEGPVRPPAVRAHLETEQPAQHPLAVYDALLQTLQQAQEIGA; via the coding sequence GTGATCACAGACGAGGTGTATGTGGAAATCGAACTGTTGAGGCGTCACGGGTTGAGCCTTCGGCGGATCGCCGCCGAGGTGGGGTGTGCGGTGAACACGGTGCGTGCGCACCTGGCGTCGCCGGAGCTGCCACGCTACGCGCGCAAGGTCCAGCGGGTGACGAAGCTGGCGCCCTTCGAGGCGTACTTGCGCGAACGCCAGGCGGCGGCGCATCCGCACTGGATTCCGGCCTCGGTGCTGATGCGTGAGATCGTGGCGCAGGGCTATCAGGGTGGCGCCAGCCAGCTGCGCGCGTTCATGCACATGCTCAAGCCGGCGCAGCCATCGGAGCCGGTGGTGCGCTTCGAGACGGCGCCGGGCCACCAGATGCAGGTCGACTGGGTGGAGTTTCGCAAGGGCGCGCAGCCGCTGTACGCGTTCTGCGCCACGCTCGGCTACAGCCGCATGAGCTACGTCGAGTTTGTCACCGACATGAAGGTGACGACGCTGATCGGCTGCCACGAGCGCAGCTTCGCGGCGTTCGGGGGCGTGGTGCGCCAGGTGCTGTACGACAACATGAAGACCGTGGTGCTCGAGCGCGATGTCGACGGCGAAGGCGCGCACCGCTACCACGCCGGCTTTCTGGACTACGCCCGTCACGCCGGGTTCGTGATCAAGCTGTGCCGCCCCTATCGGGCACGGACCAAGGGCAAGGTGGAGCGCTTCAACGGCTATCTGCGGCGCTCGTTCTACGTGCCGCTGGTGGCGCAGTTCAAGCAGGCCGGTCTGGTGCTCGACGCCGCCACGGCCACGGTGCAGGTGCGCCGCTGGCTCGACGAAGTCGCCAACGTGCGCGTGCATGGCACCACCGGCGAGCAACCGGTAGCGCGGCTGGCGGCCGAACGGGCTGCGCTGCAGGCGCTGGCACCGCCGTGGCGGGGCGACATCGAGGGCGCCCGGCCGCAGGCTGAGGCGGCACACGACGAGGGCCCCGTGCGCCCGCCCGCCGTGCGTGCGCACCTCGAAACGGAACAACCCGCCCAGCATCCGCTGGCCGTCTACGACGCGTTGCTGCAGACGCTGCAACAGGCGCAGGAGATCGGCGCATGA
- the istB gene encoding IS21-like element ISAzo17 family helper ATPase IstB: MNLQYERIQALCQTLSLPLTAQGYAAAAQQAATDQLAYSDFLEQLLRAEAAGRQSRKQSMLTRLAGFPAIKTLEDFDYGFASGLKRSQLEELASLAFVERAENVVLVGPSGVGKTHLAIALGYRATQAGIKTRFTTAADLLLTLVLAHERNQLKNVMQRAINAYRLLIVDEIGYLPMTREQANLFFQVIAARYERGSLIVTSNLSFGQWDSTFAQDATLTAALLDRLLHHAHIVPISGESYRLKHQRKAGMVQALAIAG, translated from the coding sequence ATGAACCTGCAATACGAACGGATCCAGGCGCTGTGCCAGACGCTGAGCCTGCCGCTGACCGCCCAAGGCTACGCCGCAGCGGCCCAGCAGGCGGCCACCGACCAACTGGCCTACAGCGACTTCCTCGAGCAGTTGCTGCGGGCCGAGGCGGCCGGTCGTCAGAGCCGCAAGCAAAGCATGCTCACGCGCCTGGCGGGCTTCCCGGCGATCAAGACGCTCGAGGACTTCGACTATGGCTTTGCCAGCGGGCTCAAGCGCAGCCAGCTCGAGGAGTTGGCCAGCCTCGCCTTCGTCGAGCGTGCCGAGAACGTTGTGCTGGTGGGCCCCAGCGGGGTGGGCAAGACCCATCTGGCCATCGCGCTGGGCTACCGCGCCACGCAGGCCGGCATCAAGACGCGCTTCACCACCGCCGCCGACCTGCTGCTGACGCTGGTCCTGGCGCATGAGCGCAACCAGCTCAAGAACGTGATGCAGCGGGCGATCAACGCCTACCGGCTGTTGATCGTCGACGAGATCGGCTACCTGCCGATGACGCGCGAGCAGGCCAACCTGTTCTTCCAGGTGATCGCGGCGCGCTACGAGCGGGGCAGCCTGATCGTGACCAGCAATCTGTCGTTCGGGCAGTGGGACAGCACCTTCGCCCAGGACGCGACGCTCACGGCGGCCCTGCTGGATCGGTTGCTGCATCACGCGCACATCGTGCCGATCAGCGGCGAGAGCTACCGGCTGAAACACCAGCGCAAGGCCGGGATGGTGCAAGCGCTGGCGATCGCCGGCTGA
- a CDS encoding ParB/RepB/Spo0J family partition protein, with protein sequence MAGAKDMKSKNTDLLAAMQARTASGGVAKRLPEKPDEARTAPGQLAIFSGQLADAMARAEAAEAELAKLKAEHGSKEALAEAHRKLAEAEAALATALESQPHQTAKLDELHEIPGRRRKLTAQQYAELRENLRHNPLANPVTVRLRPEGGYEIIAGNNRVSLFRELGRDEIDINILDLDDDETDRTAFYSNLLAPSLTDYEKYLGFKGRMEKKKLRQAQVAAEAGVSQPYISSLMAFDELPEEALACIADAPALFGAKAVQQLAQLTKQGKAAKVIEAVQKIVTSELSQIAAVQQAKASATLKRPARPEPVTFRQGKTKYCEALRSDKTVRLSFASAEEAEATFALITELIKERASAAKGNKK encoded by the coding sequence ATGGCCGGCGCGAAGGATATGAAGTCGAAGAACACCGACCTCTTGGCCGCCATGCAAGCGCGAACGGCCAGCGGCGGTGTGGCGAAAAGGCTTCCAGAGAAGCCAGATGAAGCTCGTACGGCTCCCGGACAGCTGGCAATTTTCTCCGGCCAACTGGCGGACGCCATGGCACGTGCCGAAGCGGCGGAAGCAGAGCTGGCCAAGCTCAAGGCGGAGCATGGCTCCAAGGAGGCGCTGGCAGAAGCTCATCGCAAGCTTGCCGAAGCGGAAGCAGCGCTGGCGACTGCGCTTGAAAGCCAGCCACACCAGACGGCCAAACTCGACGAGCTCCACGAGATTCCGGGGCGACGCCGCAAACTCACCGCCCAGCAATATGCGGAGTTGCGCGAAAACCTGCGACACAACCCGTTGGCGAACCCGGTCACTGTACGACTGCGACCTGAGGGCGGCTACGAGATCATCGCCGGCAACAACCGCGTAAGCCTCTTCCGCGAGCTTGGCCGGGACGAGATCGACATCAACATTCTCGACCTCGACGACGACGAGACCGACCGGACGGCGTTCTACTCCAACCTCCTCGCCCCGAGCCTCACGGACTACGAGAAGTATCTCGGCTTCAAAGGGCGGATGGAGAAGAAGAAGCTGAGGCAAGCGCAGGTGGCTGCCGAAGCCGGGGTCAGCCAGCCGTACATCAGCTCCCTCATGGCGTTTGACGAGCTGCCCGAGGAGGCCTTGGCATGCATCGCCGACGCCCCTGCCCTCTTCGGTGCCAAGGCCGTGCAGCAGCTTGCTCAACTCACCAAACAGGGCAAAGCAGCTAAGGTCATTGAGGCCGTTCAGAAGATCGTAACGTCGGAGCTTTCCCAAATTGCTGCAGTGCAGCAAGCAAAAGCAAGTGCCACCTTGAAGCGCCCTGCCCGACCCGAACCAGTCACCTTTCGTCAGGGCAAGACGAAGTATTGTGAAGCGCTTCGCAGCGACAAGACCGTCCGCCTCTCGTTTGCTTCGGCTGAAGAAGCAGAGGCGACGTTCGCGCTCATTACTGAGCTTATCAAAGAGCGGGCCAGCGCCGCCAAAGGCAACAAAAAGTGA
- a CDS encoding AAA family ATPase — protein sequence MSVEWKLSRRLSARGAILKQRRLAMALTTPESDLKLKPIEAKVGPAQLIELAGIADDMLALVRDSMLKPHPRKNPPEYTTTQLATLCGIDRARINYLIGKGDLPPGVAQGAGRGRVFTLAETRQWVQAESKIKKRPEGKRGRIVVVSNFKGGSTKTTTAMSLAQGLTLRGRKVLIVDLDPQASLSSLCGLLPSAEVDSDATVMPLIFGDQKDLRYAIQPTYWDGLDLIPGAPTLFSAEFVIPHKVAEKPGFEFWDILAPALQDLAVDYDTIVLDTPPSLSYLTINALMAADGMLMPLPPKSLDFASAAQYWSLFSDLASSFEKRNFVKEFDFVNILLSAVNAQEASASVVREWIVSTYTAKVLPVEIPFSSVIGTTATGFGTVYDVSKWEGGAKTYSRIRDAYDQVVEIIDNKIVKAWYEGA from the coding sequence ATGAGCGTCGAATGGAAGCTTAGTCGTCGCCTCAGTGCAAGAGGCGCGATCCTAAAACAAAGAAGGCTTGCCATGGCACTGACGACACCCGAATCTGATCTCAAGCTGAAGCCCATCGAAGCGAAAGTCGGCCCAGCTCAACTCATCGAACTCGCGGGTATCGCAGACGACATGTTGGCATTGGTGCGCGACAGCATGCTCAAGCCGCACCCGCGCAAAAACCCACCTGAATACACAACCACTCAGCTTGCGACGCTCTGCGGCATCGACCGGGCGCGCATCAATTATCTCATCGGCAAGGGTGACCTGCCACCAGGGGTCGCGCAGGGCGCGGGCCGTGGGCGGGTCTTCACCTTGGCTGAGACCCGGCAATGGGTCCAGGCTGAGAGCAAGATCAAGAAACGCCCCGAGGGAAAACGCGGCCGCATTGTAGTCGTCAGCAATTTCAAAGGGGGCTCGACCAAGACGACGACCGCGATGTCGTTGGCTCAAGGCCTGACTCTGCGCGGCCGGAAAGTGCTCATCGTCGACCTGGATCCGCAGGCATCGCTCTCTTCTCTGTGCGGGCTGCTGCCCTCAGCCGAAGTCGACAGCGACGCGACGGTGATGCCCCTTATTTTCGGGGACCAGAAGGATCTCCGATACGCAATCCAACCCACATACTGGGACGGGCTGGATCTGATTCCCGGTGCCCCTACCCTCTTCTCGGCCGAGTTCGTCATCCCTCACAAAGTGGCCGAGAAGCCCGGCTTTGAATTCTGGGACATCCTCGCCCCTGCCCTCCAAGACTTGGCGGTGGACTATGACACCATCGTGCTAGACACGCCGCCTTCTCTCTCGTACCTTACCATCAACGCCCTGATGGCCGCGGACGGGATGCTGATGCCGCTGCCGCCCAAGAGCTTGGACTTCGCCTCAGCCGCTCAATACTGGTCGCTGTTCTCCGACCTGGCGAGCTCGTTCGAGAAGCGGAACTTCGTCAAAGAGTTCGACTTCGTGAACATCCTCTTGAGCGCGGTGAATGCGCAGGAGGCGTCGGCCTCCGTGGTCCGCGAGTGGATCGTTTCGACCTACACCGCTAAGGTCCTGCCCGTCGAGATACCCTTCTCGAGCGTCATCGGCACCACCGCCACCGGCTTCGGCACCGTCTACGACGTCAGCAAGTGGGAGGGCGGCGCCAAAACCTACAGCCGTATTCGTGACGCTTACGACCAGGTCGTCGAAATCATTGACAACAAGATCGTGAAAGCTTGGTACGAGGGGGCTTGA
- a CDS encoding IS630-like element ISAzo33 family transposase: protein MKCKRTSDGRAHDHHTLQVMRQQAIKAVREGQTVQSVAASFGVNPRSVFRWLADFANGGQNALLAKPIPGRPPRLSAEEMAWLARAVRDHTPQQFKFEFGLWTLTLIRHLINRQLKKELSVSSVHRLMKILGFSAQKPLYQAWQQDPVLVRTWETETYPAIRAEARATGATIYFADESGIRSDYHTGTPWAPQGQTPVVTATGRRFSLNMISAVSAQGEFRFMLHEGSVGAKVFLEFLKRLMIGAQKPVFVIVDGHPIHKAKLIKTYVDSLGGRLKLFYLPPYSPHLNPDETVWAQVKRKVSRQVVESKEDMKRLALGALRSIQKLPELVKSFFRQPECQYAL, encoded by the coding sequence ATGAAATGCAAGCGAACTTCCGACGGTCGCGCCCACGATCATCACACCTTGCAGGTGATGCGGCAGCAGGCCATCAAAGCGGTGCGTGAGGGGCAGACCGTGCAGAGCGTCGCCGCCTCGTTCGGCGTGAATCCTCGCAGCGTCTTCCGCTGGCTGGCCGACTTCGCCAACGGCGGCCAGAACGCCCTGCTCGCCAAGCCGATCCCGGGACGTCCGCCCAGGCTCAGCGCCGAGGAGATGGCCTGGCTCGCCCGCGCGGTCCGCGACCACACCCCGCAGCAGTTCAAGTTCGAGTTCGGGCTGTGGACGCTGACGCTGATCCGTCACCTGATCAATCGTCAGCTCAAGAAGGAACTGTCGGTTTCCTCGGTCCACCGGCTCATGAAGATCCTGGGCTTCAGCGCCCAGAAACCGCTCTATCAGGCCTGGCAGCAGGATCCCGTGCTGGTGCGGACCTGGGAGACCGAGACCTATCCCGCCATTCGCGCCGAAGCGCGTGCGACGGGCGCGACGATCTACTTTGCCGACGAGTCGGGAATCCGTTCCGACTACCACACCGGCACCCCCTGGGCGCCGCAGGGCCAGACGCCGGTGGTGACGGCCACCGGCCGGCGCTTTTCGCTGAACATGATCTCGGCGGTGAGCGCGCAGGGCGAGTTTCGGTTCATGCTGCATGAAGGCTCGGTCGGTGCGAAGGTCTTTCTGGAGTTCCTCAAGCGCTTGATGATCGGCGCTCAGAAGCCGGTGTTCGTCATCGTCGATGGTCATCCGATCCACAAGGCAAAGTTGATCAAGACCTATGTCGACAGCCTCGGCGGCCGGCTGAAGCTGTTCTACCTGCCGCCGTATTCGCCGCACCTGAACCCGGACGAAACGGTCTGGGCGCAGGTGAAGCGCAAGGTTTCGCGCCAGGTGGTCGAGAGCAAGGAGGACATGAAGCGCCTCGCACTCGGGGCCCTGCGCAGCATTCAGAAACTCCCCGAGCTCGTGAAGTCATTCTTCCGGCAACCAGAGTGTCAATACGCTCTATAG
- a CDS encoding DUF6036 family nucleotidyltransferase: MNTPMTDAILQLFSNLGEELARRQVPPGAVHAYIFGGCAVHLYAQSRASTDVDAEFAYPQPLKSELMLILADLPPVDYDDPEEGPSQLAYDPTFNPTLGPLHMDYQDHAVPLEGIRESPVVVMLPSIEDIALSKLGRLGDVDLEDILTLLALPEASWERFEQLALEAAKYYVGPDLTPNLAHVRRKFDERRPS; encoded by the coding sequence ATGAACACCCCGATGACGGATGCGATCCTGCAGCTCTTCAGCAACCTAGGCGAGGAACTCGCTCGGCGCCAAGTGCCGCCCGGCGCCGTCCACGCATATATCTTCGGGGGCTGCGCGGTGCATCTCTACGCCCAGTCCCGGGCCAGCACGGACGTCGACGCCGAGTTCGCGTATCCGCAGCCGCTCAAGAGCGAACTGATGCTCATCCTTGCTGACCTGCCACCGGTGGATTACGACGATCCGGAGGAGGGGCCCTCGCAGCTGGCCTACGACCCGACCTTCAACCCGACCCTGGGCCCGCTCCACATGGACTACCAGGACCACGCCGTGCCCCTCGAGGGCATCCGCGAGTCACCCGTAGTCGTGATGCTGCCGAGCATCGAGGACATTGCCCTGTCCAAGCTCGGCCGCCTAGGTGACGTGGATCTGGAGGACATCCTCACCCTCCTCGCCCTGCCGGAGGCCTCGTGGGAACGGTTTGAACAATTGGCGCTGGAGGCAGCCAAATACTACGTGGGGCCTGACTTGACCCCGAATTTGGCCCATGTTAGAAGAAAATTTGACGAGAGGAGACCTTCGTGA
- a CDS encoding recombinase family protein, protein MFTETHQKVTADHLSRDAFLYVRQSSLRQVFENTESTKRQYALRERASALGWPIERIHVIDSDLGRSGASAEGRDGFQQLVSEVAIGHAGIVLGLEVSRLARNNADWHRLIELAALSHTLILDEDGIYDPAHFNDRLLLGLKGTMSEAELHVLRARLQGGIRNKARRGELELALPIGLVYGADGSVVLDPDRQIQDTLRLLFVSFAECGSASAVVRRFQREGWAFPRRIRGGIGKGELLWATLDHSRAVQILHNPRYAGAFVYGRTRGGRNAQLKSVQHKVAREQWHVLIRDAHVGYIDWEEYERNQATLKQNVGGFGEASRGRVPREGTGLLQGRVVCGLCGARMRVRYQEVEGRLEPYYQCTDAVVRRAGKLCQSVRGRPIDEAISALLLESVAPAAIEVALAVQEEIAGRLEQAETLRASQLERARYEAELARRRYLKVDPDNRLVADALEADWNARLRQLDALQREHERQRAADQGLLGEEARGRILALAKEFRHVWNDPRTEPIERKRMMALLIEDVTLVKADRVSIHVRFRGGKTRSLLIDKPKPIAQIRKTSPQVVQTVDELLETCTDRQVAARLNELGYRNWQGQSFTFKKVIVLRNAYHLKSRFERLRERGMRTGDELAKQLDVCPTTIHQWGRQGLLRRHLYGNNHRCLYEPVGEVLVTKGAGGRYGSRSPTLIAVSSTTQGAI, encoded by the coding sequence ATGTTTACTGAAACCCATCAGAAGGTCACTGCCGATCATCTCAGCCGCGATGCCTTCCTCTATGTGCGCCAGTCCTCGCTGCGCCAAGTGTTCGAGAACACCGAGAGCACCAAGCGTCAGTATGCCCTGCGCGAGCGGGCGAGCGCACTGGGCTGGCCGATCGAGCGCATCCATGTGATCGACAGCGACCTGGGGCGCTCGGGAGCGAGCGCCGAGGGGCGGGACGGCTTCCAGCAGCTGGTCAGCGAGGTGGCGATTGGCCATGCCGGCATCGTGCTCGGTTTGGAGGTCTCGCGCCTGGCGCGCAACAACGCGGACTGGCATCGCCTGATCGAACTGGCAGCGCTCTCCCACACCCTGATTCTGGACGAGGATGGGATCTACGATCCGGCGCATTTCAACGACCGGCTGCTGCTGGGGCTGAAGGGCACGATGAGCGAGGCCGAACTGCATGTACTCAGGGCTCGCCTGCAGGGCGGCATCCGCAACAAGGCGCGCCGCGGCGAGTTGGAATTGGCCCTGCCGATCGGGCTCGTTTATGGTGCCGACGGTTCGGTCGTTCTGGACCCCGACCGGCAGATCCAGGACACGCTGCGCCTGCTGTTCGTGAGCTTTGCCGAATGCGGCTCGGCAAGCGCCGTGGTGCGCCGGTTTCAACGCGAGGGGTGGGCGTTCCCGCGCCGCATCCGTGGCGGCATCGGCAAGGGCGAATTGCTGTGGGCGACGCTGGACCACTCGCGCGCGGTGCAGATCCTGCACAACCCGCGCTATGCCGGCGCCTTCGTCTATGGGCGCACCCGTGGCGGGCGCAACGCGCAGCTCAAGTCCGTTCAGCACAAGGTGGCGCGCGAACAGTGGCACGTTCTGATCCGCGATGCGCATGTGGGGTACATCGACTGGGAGGAGTACGAGCGCAATCAGGCGACACTCAAGCAGAACGTGGGCGGCTTTGGTGAGGCGTCCCGAGGTCGGGTGCCGCGCGAGGGCACGGGGCTGCTGCAGGGGCGCGTGGTTTGCGGCCTGTGCGGGGCGCGCATGCGCGTGCGCTATCAGGAGGTCGAGGGCCGTCTCGAACCGTATTACCAGTGCACGGACGCGGTGGTACGCCGCGCCGGCAAGCTGTGTCAGTCGGTGCGCGGGCGCCCGATCGACGAGGCGATCAGTGCGCTGCTGCTGGAGAGCGTGGCACCGGCGGCCATCGAGGTCGCCCTTGCGGTGCAGGAAGAGATCGCCGGGCGCCTCGAGCAGGCCGAGACGCTGCGCGCCTCGCAACTGGAGCGGGCACGGTACGAAGCGGAACTCGCGCGGCGTCGTTACCTCAAGGTCGATCCGGACAATCGCCTGGTGGCCGACGCGCTGGAGGCAGACTGGAACGCGCGGCTGCGTCAGCTCGATGCGCTGCAGCGCGAGCATGAGCGCCAGCGCGCCGCCGACCAGGGGCTGCTCGGCGAGGAGGCGCGCGGACGCATCCTCGCGCTCGCGAAGGAGTTCCGGCATGTCTGGAATGATCCGCGCACCGAGCCGATCGAGCGCAAGCGCATGATGGCGCTGCTCATCGAAGATGTGACGCTCGTCAAGGCCGACCGGGTGTCCATTCACGTTCGCTTCCGCGGTGGCAAGACCCGCTCGTTGCTGATCGACAAGCCGAAGCCGATCGCCCAGATCCGCAAGACGTCGCCGCAGGTAGTGCAGACGGTGGACGAACTGCTCGAGACCTGCACGGACCGGCAGGTCGCAGCGCGACTCAACGAACTGGGCTACCGCAATTGGCAAGGCCAGAGCTTCACCTTCAAGAAGGTGATCGTCCTGCGCAATGCCTATCACCTGAAGAGCCGCTTCGAACGCCTGCGTGAGCGCGGCATGCGGACCGGGGACGAGTTGGCAAAGCAACTGGACGTATGCCCCACCACCATTCACCAGTGGGGGCGGCAAGGCTTGCTGCGGCGCCATCTCTACGGCAACAATCACCGTTGCCTGTACGAGCCAGTCGGAGAGGTCCTCGTCACCAAGGGGGCCGGCGGGCGCTATGGAAGCAGGTCGCCGACGCTCATCGCCGTTTCATCAACCACACAAGGTGCAATATGA
- a CDS encoding helix-turn-helix domain-containing protein, producing the protein MSKRDAKAERLKQLGVLNPNPERVRAPWFQTGGFFDARDLVQVKYEMLRQVSLEGASKADAAALFGLSRPTFYQAEAAFARDGLAGLLPRQRGPKGAHKLKPEVMSFIEQHLEGDGQIHARMLALNLETELGVSVHPRSIERAMARKKKP; encoded by the coding sequence ATGTCCAAGCGCGATGCCAAGGCCGAGCGCCTCAAACAACTCGGCGTGCTCAACCCGAACCCGGAGCGGGTGCGCGCCCCCTGGTTCCAGACAGGCGGGTTCTTCGACGCCCGCGATCTGGTGCAGGTGAAGTACGAGATGTTGCGGCAGGTGAGCCTCGAGGGCGCGTCCAAAGCCGATGCCGCGGCGCTGTTCGGTCTGTCGCGTCCCACCTTCTATCAGGCCGAAGCGGCCTTTGCCCGCGACGGACTGGCGGGGCTGCTGCCGCGCCAGCGGGGGCCGAAGGGCGCGCACAAGCTCAAGCCCGAGGTGATGAGCTTCATCGAGCAGCACCTCGAAGGCGACGGTCAAATCCACGCCCGCATGCTGGCGCTCAACCTGGAGACCGAGTTGGGCGTGTCGGTGCATCCCCGCAGCATCGAGCGCGCGATGGCGCGCAAAAAAAAACCCTAA